In Castanea sativa cultivar Marrone di Chiusa Pesio chromosome 6, ASM4071231v1, a single window of DNA contains:
- the LOC142638034 gene encoding disease resistance protein RPM1-like — translation MAESAVSLVIQNLGPLLITEAKLLKGIHEEVTSIKLEMEMIQSFLKDADIRAEKDDMSNVTKTWVKQVREEAYHTEDVIDEYILIAKQPHNQKRCFYFLQKIFHFTINLKARHVIASEIRGINRILKDIQKSGERYGFNAIEQGRTSTEAESAKWNDPQMASPFTEEAEVVGIESHRDELINWLIEGPSNRMVLSVIGIGGLGKTTLVKKVYHNYKVVPHFDCCAWITVSHSYKMEEVLRDVLEQFYKARQEFAPIGMKVTSLIEELKHYLHEQRYVVIFDDVWDKEFWECIKYSFPENDKGSRIIITTRNEDVAPPRSESLDYYAYKMSPLPFEIAFELFCKKVFKCEGGQCPPEFVDISFGIVEKCGGIPLAIVALGGLFSTKAKVVSEWHKVLDSLSSEFEINSCLRSITRILAFSYHDLPYNLKACFLYFGMFPEDCAINCARLTRLWITEGFVKEKKGHTLEDVAQDYLNQLLQRSLIQVDKEDFIGRIRNCRVHDMMHEVILSRSEELNFNLVSMSNFSNFERIARRLSIQKNVNTRLQNITNSQTCSILIFGADEVPNSFLSTCFANFKLMKIMDCEGAPIDYIPKEVGNLFHLRYLSLRDTKVQMLPKSIGKLHNLETLDLKRSLVAKLPVEISGLRKLRYLVAYNHNKDTKFNINSYCGVKIPNGIGLLKSLQKLSLIEASNATLITELGSLSQLKKLAIYKLKKENGMDLCTAIQKMSHLRSLGILATSEEEVLNLQSLPSPRPLLQTLFLLGKLENFPKWIPKLKSMAYLVLYWSKLMKDPLKVLQALPNLMSLWLYDGYRGEQLHFEGGGFQKLKFLQLRYLGGLNRLIIDEGALPLLEEIQIGPCPQLKEVPSGIHHLKSLKILKFFEMPTEFVLRLQPDEGPDFWKVEHIPSLTFQYWTHEGNYIRYKLGDLELLNLRS, via the coding sequence ATGGCAGAAAGTGCAGTTAGCCTAGTTATACAAAATTTGGGCCCGCTGTTAATCACAGAAGCGAAATTGCTCAAGGGCATCCATGAAGAAGTTACAAGCATCAAACTTGAAATGGAGATGATCCAATCTTTCCTCAAGGATGCTGATATAAGGGCCGAGAAGGATGACATGAGCAATGTTACAAAGACATGGGTAAAACAGGTGAGGGAAGAAGCTTATCACACAGAAGATGTCATTGACGAATACATACTTATTGCAAAACAACCTCACAATCAAAAGCGTTGCTTCTATTTTCTTCAGAAGATTTTTCACTTTACCATAAACCTAAAAGCACGACATGTGATAGCCTCTGAGATTCGAGGTATCAACAGGATACTCAAGGACATCCAAAAGAGTGGTGAAAGATATGGCTTCAATGCCATAGAGCAAGGAAGAACCAGTACTGAAGCTGAAAGCGCTAAATGGAATGATCCTCAAATGGCATCCCCTTTCACTGAGGAAGCTGAGGTTGTGGGCATTGAGTCTCATAGAGATGAATTAATAAATTGGCTGATAGAAGGACCATCTAATCGCATGGTGTTATCAGTGATCGGCATTGGTGGCCTTGGGAAGACCACTCTTGTTAAGAAAGTATACCACAATTATAAGGTAGTACCACACTTTGATTGTTGCGCTTGGATCACTGTGTCTCATTCATACAAGATGGAGGAGGTATTAAGGGATGTGCTTGAGCAATTCTACAAGGCAAGGCAGGAGTTTGCTCCAATAGGAATGAAGGTGACATCACTAATTGAAGAATTGAAGCACTATTTACATGAACAGAGGTATGTAGTAATCTTTGATGATGTGTGGGATAAAGAATTTTGGGAATGTATAAAATATTCTTTCCCAGAGAATGACAAAGGCAGTAGAATAATAATCACAACTCGAAATGAGGATGTTGCTCCTCCTAGAAGTGAATCTCTTGATTATTATGCGTACAAGATGTCACCCTTACCTTTTGAAATAGCCTTTGAGCTCTTCTGTAAGAAGGTGTTTAAATGTGAAGGGGGGCAATGTCCTCCTGAATTTGTTGATATTTCTTTTGGAATAGTTGAGAAATGCGGAGGGATACCATTAGCAATTGTGGCTCTAGGCGGCCTTTTTTCAACCAAAGCCAAGGTAGTCTCTGAGTGGCACAAAGTTCTTGATAGTCTTAGTTCAGAGTTTGAAATTAATTCTTGTCTTAGAAGTATCACAAGAATTCTGGCATTTAGTTATCATGATCTTCCTTATAACCTCAAagcatgttttttatattttggaatgtttcCAGAGGATTGTGCAATTAATTGTGCAAGACTAACTCGGCTATGGATAACTGAAGgttttgtaaaagaaaagaaagggcaTACATTGGAAGATGTTGCACAAGACTACTTGAACCAGCTTCTTCAGAGAAGCTTGATTCAAGTGGATAAGGAAGATTTTATTGGGAGAATTCGAAATTGTCGAGTTCATGATATGATGCATGAGGTAATTCTTTCAAGGTCAGAGGAATTGAATTTCAATCTGGTCTCAATGTCgaatttctcaaattttgagaGAATTGCTCGACGCCTCTCAATTCAAAAAAATGTGAATACCCGTTTGCAGAATATTACTAATTCACAAACTTGTTCTATTCTCATTTTCGGGGCAGATGAAGTTcctaattcttttctttctacttgTTTTGCAAACTTCAAGTTAATGAAAATAATGGATTGTGAAGGTGCTCCTATAGATTACATTCCTAAAGAAGTGGGAAACCTATTCCATCTAAGATATTTAAGCCTAAGAGATACAAAAGTGCAAATGCTTCCAAAGTCCATAGGTAAATTGCACAATTTAGAGACGTTGGATTTGAAACGTTCCCTTGTGGCTAAGCTTCCGGTGGAGATTAGTGGGCTTCGTAAGCTACGATATCTTGTGGCCTACAATCATAACAAAGATACTAAATTCAATATAAATTCTTACTGTGGGGTAAAGATACCAAATGGCATTGGGCTTTTAAAGTCCTTACAAAAGCTTTCTCTAATTGAAGCTAGCAATGCTACCCTTATAACAGAATTGGGAAGTTTGTCACAGTTGAAGAAGCTGGCGATCTATAAATTGAAGAAAGAGAATGGGATGGATTTGTGCACTGCGATACAGAAAATGAGCCACCTTCGGTCATTGGGAATTTTAGCAACAAGTGAGGAAGAAGTTCTCAATTTGCAATCGCTGCCTTCTCCTCGTCCCCTCCTACAAACTCTTTTCCTATTAGGGAAActagaaaattttccaaaatggaTTCCTAAACTTAAGAGTATGGCTTATCTTGTTTTATACTGGTCAAAGTTAATGAAAGATCCATTAAAGGTCCTTCAAGCTCTACCTAATTTGATGAGTCTTTGGCTTTATGATGGGTACAGAGGTGAGCAATTACATTTTGAGGGAGGAGGCTTCCAGAAACTCAAGTTTCTACAGCTTCGTTATTTGGGAGGATTGAATAGGTTGATAATTGATGAAGGTGCCCTGCCTCTTCTTGAAGAAATTCAAATTGGACCTTGCCCACAACTGAAGGAGGTGCCCTCTGGCATCCACCATCTGAAAAGCCtcaaaattctgaaattttttgaaatgccGACCGAATTTGTTCTTCGTCTGCAACCAGATGAAGGCCCTGATTTTTGGAAAGTCGAGCATATTCCCTCTCTCACTTTCCAATATTGGACTCATGAAGGAAACTACATTCGGTACAAGCTTGGTGATTTAGAATTGTTAAATCTGCGAAGTTGA